The sequence GGGAACCGGAATGGATGGCTGAGCTGACCCGCCGGGAGAAGGAGATCTCGCGGCTGGTGGTGGCCGGCAAGAGCAACGCCATGATCGCCCGGATCAGTGGGATCTCCATCCGGACGGTGGAGGGACACCTCTACCAGATCTACGCCAAGCTGCAGCTCAAGGGCCGTGCCGAGTTGACCCGCCTGGCGGCGGCACACTCTCCGCAGCGGACCGCATCATGACGGCACCCGCCACGGGCCGGCAGATTCCCCCGCGGACTCTGCCGCGCAGGACGCAGGAGGTGGAGATCCTGGTGGACGTCCTGCAGGGTGACCGCTTCGCCGGAGCCGTGATCCTCGGTGGTCCCGGCATGGGCAAGTCCTCCCTCGTCCAGACCGCACTGGAGGTCACCGGTCGGACGGCGGACGTGCAGACCATCCAGTGCAGCCCCAACCTGCGCGAGGTGCCGTACGGAGCCCTGACGCCCCTGCTGGCGAATCTCCCCGAGCTCACCACTCCCGTGGAGGTGCTGCGTGCCCTGCAGCAGTTCGGGACGGACCCCGTGATCGTGGTGGTGGACGTCCAACACCTCGACGCAGCCAGCGCCTTCGTGCTGGCGCAGCTCGTGCAGAACCGGGCCGCCACGCTGCTGACGATCGGTACCGGCTCGCTGGGCCGCGATTCCGGCATCGCGGCCCTGGCAGACACCGGTCTGCTGAGTACCATCCGCCTGGAGCCCGCTGACCTGAAGCAGGTCCGGCGGCAGTGCACGGGAGTCCTCGACGGGCCGCTGACCGAGGCCGCCGTGCGGACCATCCACGGGATGACCGGTGGCAACCCGCGGTTGATCAACGCCTACCTGGCCTCCGCGCATGACCAGGGGATCCTCGTGAGGGCCCCGAAGGGCGCGGCACTGCCGGGACGGCCGGCGCCGTGGATGCTGTTGCGGGCCGCACCGGATCCGGACGGGCGGCTCATCGACACGGTGGAGGCCATGCATGATTCCCTGTTGCCGGGCGAACGCGAGACACTCGACCTCGTGGCCCTGGCCGGGTGGGTACCGCGGTCCCTCCTGAGGACCGTGGCGGGGGAGCACGTCCATGATCTGCTGGACTCCGGCTTCCTGCGGGAGGGGGAGTCCACGGACACGGTGGGTCCGGCGGCCGCCATCCACGCCGAGGTGCTGCGGGCCCGCATCCCGCCCGGGCGGAGCTTCGAGCTGTACAAGAAGTGGCACGCCGCAGGTGGCGATGCAGCGGAACACCGGACCGCCCGCAGCGTTCTCTGGGCGCTGGAATGCGGACAGCCCGTGCCGCTCAGCGAGATCATGGACGCCGGCTACCGCGCGCTGCAGGCCAAGGACTGGCCCACCGCCCGGGCCATGGCACCCCGCCTGTCCGAGTCACAGGATCCACGGGCCGCCCTACTCGTGTCCGAACTTATGCTCGTGGGCGGACGGACCTGGGCGGCCAGCACGGAGCTTGAGGAACTGACGGTCCGGACCACGGATCCGAACCTCAGGTTGGAGGCCCTCAGTCTGATGGCCCTGAACCGGGTGCGGACCGGGGACGCGGCCAACCCCTGGGCCGCCCTGCCCGCTTTGATGGCCCAGGTCCGGGAGCGGTTGCCGCACCACACCATCACCCCGGCGACCCTGGCCACGGTGGTGGACATGCTGGTCAACGACGCCGTCCACCTGCACCGGCCAGAACTGCTGGAGCAGGCCCGGCTCCTGGTGGAGGATCCGCAGACCCCGGACTTCACCCGGGCCATCATGCTTCTCATGCGGGCCGATGCCCTGGCCATGGCCGGGCAACCGGACGCGGCCATCCCGGCCGCGGAGAGGGCCTACGAGCTCTCGGCCACCGTCCCGGTCTTCTCCGCCCGGTTCGGTCTGGATGCCCTGGTGTACCTGGTGCTCGCCTGCATCACGGCGGGGTACACGGACCGGGCCAGAGCGGTCCTGGCGGACCAGTTGAGCCTGGAGCCACGCCAGTGGCATCAGCAGTCCGGCACCATCCTGGTCCTGCAACACCTGGCCGAGACCGCCGACGGGGTGCCGGTGCAGGCGTCCGCGTGGCTGGAGGACGCCGTCGTGGAGTTGCGGCACCACGACCCCGTTCAGATGCTCCCGTTCGCCGAGGCCCTGCTGGCACCGCAGCGGGCCGCTGTCACCGTGGGCCTGCCCAGTCCCACCGCGGAGGAGCGTGCGGTGAGGACGCCCTGCGGCCTGGAGAGCCGGTGGCTGTGGTCCCTGGCCCTGTTCAGCATCGCCGAGGACCGTCATCCGGACGCCGCGGACGAGGGCCGACCGCTGTGGCGCCGGATCCTCGAAGACCCACGGTTGGAACAGGACCCCGTCATCCGGCGGGAGATCCTGCTCAGCCTGATCCTGATGCGGGATCCCCTGGACCTGGACGAGGCCGTCATCGAAGAGCTGCACGGCATCACCACGGTCACGCAGGGACCGCGCTCAGCGGGGATCGCTCGGGCACTGGACCCGTCCCTGGCCCGGGACCCGAGGGGACTGGCCGAGGCGGCCGAGGAGGCAACCGCCTCCGGAGCGGTCCTGCCGGCGGCACTGTGCTGGGCCCGGCTGATCCTGCTGCACCACCGCGCCGGCGACCTGCGCCGACGCGGTGAGGCGCTCCGGCGGCTCAAGCATCTGCAGGGCCGGGCCGGAGTCGACTTCCCGCCGTACATCGCCGGAGCGCTGGCCCTGGGGGAGCTGACCGCGCGGGAACAGGAGATCGTGGACCTGGCGGCCCAGGGGCTGAGCAACGCCGCCGTGGCGGAGAAGCTCTTCGTCTCCCAGCGGACCGTGGAGGGACACCTGTACCGGGTCTTCACGAAGCTGGGCATCGCCGACCGATCCGAGCTGCGCGACCTCCAGTTCTGAAGCTCTGCATGAGCGCGTCTGGATTCCGGACCCGTTGAGGCACCCGTCCCCCCATCTGGGGGACGGGTGCCTCTCTCGTTGACTGCCGCACCAGTGTGGCCGGCCTCAATCCACGTGGCTGCCGGGTATCCGTAGCGAGCGGGCAAGTACCCCGCACGCGGTCCACGGAGGCAAGTCGAGTAGGCGGATACGGGTGTGTGACGGGGGTCTACAAACCTACGCTCAAGGTGTTCGTACGGAAGGCCATCCCCGGCCTTCCTGATCGGTCAACCGTCCTTCGCCACGCTCATGGGTGGCTCCCGCACCAACCCCTGGTGGGAGATCCAATGCAGTACACCGTTGTCGCCGCGCGCCGGCATGGGCTCGGGACGTGATCATGTCCCAGGCCACTGAACGCGTGATCACACCGCACCACCTCGCCGACGCGGCGCCCCGGTCCTCTCGTCGTCCGTCGCTGCGCAACCCCTTCCGCGCCTTCCGCACCTCTGTGAGGATGGTGCCCGCTGGCGGACTCCGCATCGCCACCCCCGGCTCCACCGTGGACGGGCCGGCCACGCTCCAGCGGACCGGTACCGTCCCGGCCACCTACTGGAGGGACCGATACCGGCGCAGCGTGCTCGTGACCGACGTGACCCTGGTCGTCCTGGCCACGGCCCTGGGCGGCCATGTCTCCGCACTGGCCTTCACGGATCCGGACCGGCCCGCCGTGGTGGTGGCCGGCGTCGTGGCCCTGCTGTGGGTGGGCATGCTGCAACTGTTCCGGACGCGCTCGGCGCGGAGCATGGCCGTGGGAGCGACCGAATACAAGCGGGTCCTCGATGCCACCGCAGCCACCGCCGGGCTCTTCGCGATCCTGGCCCTGCTGGTGGACGGAACCGGGGGCCGGTACTTCCTGCTCATCGCCTTCCCGGCCGGGCTGGCCGGACTGCTGACGGGCCGCTGGCTCTGGCGTGTGTGGCTGCAGCGGCGGCGCATCCACGGCTGCGCGCTGTCCGACGTCGTGGTGGTCGGTCAACCGGTCGACGTGCAGTACGTGCTGCGCCAGATCGAGCGGAAGTCCGGTGCCGCCTACCGGGTGGTCGGGGTGGTCCTGGACGGGGAGCCCACGTCCGAGGACGAGGCGGAGACCTCCCTCGCCTCCCGTCACGCCCCCAGTTTCCTCGGCACCCACCACGTCACCAACGCCGTGACACGGCTGCAGGCCGACGCCGTGATCGTGGCCGGGACGCTGACCGGCGGGAACCAGACCATCCGTGATCTCGGCTGGTCCCTCGAGGAATCCCGGGCCGAGCTGATCCTGGTGTCCTCGCTGACCAACGTGGCCGGCCCCCGGATCAGCGTCCGCCCCGTGGAGGGGCTGCCGCTGATGCACGTGGCGCAGCCCACCTTCGGCGGTGGACGCCATCTGGTCAAGCGCACCATGGACATCGCCGTCTCCGCCGTGGCGTTGCTGCTGATGCTGCCCCTCTTCGGGGTCCTGGCGTTGATGATCCATCGGGACTCACCCGGCGAAGTGTTCTTCGCCCAGACCCGCACCGGGCGCCGCGGGACGCCGTTCCGGATGTACAAGTTCCGCACCATGCGGGCGGACGCCGAGCAGCAGAAGGCCGCGCTCGTCCTCGCCAATGAGGGCGCAGGACCGCTGTTCAAGCTGAAGGCCGACCCGAGGGTCACTCGGATCGGCGCCCGGCTCCGGCACCATTCGCTGGACGAGCTGCCGCAGTTCTGGAATGTGCTCAAGGGGGACATGTCCCTCGTCGGGCCCCGGCCCCCGCTGCCGGACGAGGTGGCGGCGTATGCCGGCTACGAGGGCCGCCGGCTGTTCATCAAGCCCGGACTCACCGGTCTGTGGCAGATCAACGGCCGCTCCAACCTGGGGTGGGACGAAAGCGTCCGCCTCGATCTCTACTACGTCGAGAACTGGTCCGTCACGGGCGATCTTCAGATCATGTGGCGCACCTTCAAAGTCATGATCCAACCCGAAGGAGCGTACTGATGAGTATCGCCGCCGATTCCACCGTCAATTCCGCCCTCCGCGTCGCCGTCATCGGCGCCGGCTATTGGGGCCCCAACCTGGCCCGGAACTTCGCGATGAGCTCCGACTGGGAGCTGGTCGCCATCTGTGACATGGACCGCGAGCGGGCCGTGGAGTTGGCCCGGAAGACCGGCGAGCCGGCTGTGGTCACCTC comes from Citricoccus muralis and encodes:
- a CDS encoding helix-turn-helix domain-containing protein; its protein translation is MTAPATGRQIPPRTLPRRTQEVEILVDVLQGDRFAGAVILGGPGMGKSSLVQTALEVTGRTADVQTIQCSPNLREVPYGALTPLLANLPELTTPVEVLRALQQFGTDPVIVVVDVQHLDAASAFVLAQLVQNRAATLLTIGTGSLGRDSGIAALADTGLLSTIRLEPADLKQVRRQCTGVLDGPLTEAAVRTIHGMTGGNPRLINAYLASAHDQGILVRAPKGAALPGRPAPWMLLRAAPDPDGRLIDTVEAMHDSLLPGERETLDLVALAGWVPRSLLRTVAGEHVHDLLDSGFLREGESTDTVGPAAAIHAEVLRARIPPGRSFELYKKWHAAGGDAAEHRTARSVLWALECGQPVPLSEIMDAGYRALQAKDWPTARAMAPRLSESQDPRAALLVSELMLVGGRTWAASTELEELTVRTTDPNLRLEALSLMALNRVRTGDAANPWAALPALMAQVRERLPHHTITPATLATVVDMLVNDAVHLHRPELLEQARLLVEDPQTPDFTRAIMLLMRADALAMAGQPDAAIPAAERAYELSATVPVFSARFGLDALVYLVLACITAGYTDRARAVLADQLSLEPRQWHQQSGTILVLQHLAETADGVPVQASAWLEDAVVELRHHDPVQMLPFAEALLAPQRAAVTVGLPSPTAEERAVRTPCGLESRWLWSLALFSIAEDRHPDAADEGRPLWRRILEDPRLEQDPVIRREILLSLILMRDPLDLDEAVIEELHGITTVTQGPRSAGIARALDPSLARDPRGLAEAAEEATASGAVLPAALCWARLILLHHRAGDLRRRGEALRRLKHLQGRAGVDFPPYIAGALALGELTAREQEIVDLAAQGLSNAAVAEKLFVSQRTVEGHLYRVFTKLGIADRSELRDLQF
- a CDS encoding sugar transferase — translated: MSQATERVITPHHLADAAPRSSRRPSLRNPFRAFRTSVRMVPAGGLRIATPGSTVDGPATLQRTGTVPATYWRDRYRRSVLVTDVTLVVLATALGGHVSALAFTDPDRPAVVVAGVVALLWVGMLQLFRTRSARSMAVGATEYKRVLDATAATAGLFAILALLVDGTGGRYFLLIAFPAGLAGLLTGRWLWRVWLQRRRIHGCALSDVVVVGQPVDVQYVLRQIERKSGAAYRVVGVVLDGEPTSEDEAETSLASRHAPSFLGTHHVTNAVTRLQADAVIVAGTLTGGNQTIRDLGWSLEESRAELILVSSLTNVAGPRISVRPVEGLPLMHVAQPTFGGGRHLVKRTMDIAVSAVALLLMLPLFGVLALMIHRDSPGEVFFAQTRTGRRGTPFRMYKFRTMRADAEQQKAALVLANEGAGPLFKLKADPRVTRIGARLRHHSLDELPQFWNVLKGDMSLVGPRPPLPDEVAAYAGYEGRRLFIKPGLTGLWQINGRSNLGWDESVRLDLYYVENWSVTGDLQIMWRTFKVMIQPEGAY